One window of the Primulina eburnea isolate SZY01 chromosome 18, ASM2296580v1, whole genome shotgun sequence genome contains the following:
- the LOC140819448 gene encoding uncharacterized protein, which translates to MAATLCTLLAHSSASSLSVSPKLCSRINTHLQIYRELPFSPLAPDFRLRVPPTRGLFAVSCFKNVSDEKPLKKESGLNWQILKQWDVPWNWQTISLTSLACGLSFVLTGLIEAVAIPFSGIKIEELSLDEKAEILFVDQAIATAVVLGVLFSLTKSYSPLPDEIYRYDLKEPFNLKKGWLLWAGIGLGGAIATIALTGVAVSFFSGETPPRETDALIRLLPLIGSSTISTACLVGITGILAPILEETVFRGFFMVSLTKWVPTPLAVLISASVFALAHLTPGEFPQLFVLGTALGFSYAQTRNLLTPITIHAFWNSGVILFLTFLQLQGYNIKELLQSY; encoded by the exons ATGGCTGCCACGTTATGCACATTACTGGCTCATTCCTCGGCGTCCAGTCTTTCTGTTTCGCCAAAACTTTGTTCACGAATCAATACCCATCTTCAGATTTATCGGGAGCTCCCTTTTTCTCCGCTAGCTCCTGATTTTAGGCTCCGGGTTCCCCCCACAAGAGGGCTTTTTGCTGTATCATGTTTCAAGAATGTTAGCGATGAAAAGCCTTTGAAAAAA GAGAGTGGATTGAACTGGCAAATATTGAAACAATGGGATGTACCATGGAACTGGCAAACAATATCTCTCACCTCCCTTGCATGTGGATTGAG TTTTGTTTTGACAGGACTCATTGAGGCAGTCGCAATACCATTTTCAGGAATCAAAATTGAAGAGTTAAGTTTGGATGAGAAGGCAGAAATTTTGTTTGTGGATCAAGC CATCGCAACTGCTGTAGTTCTTGGAGTTCTATTTAGCCTTACTAAGTCATACTCTCCCCTCCCGGATGAAATATATCGTTATG atttgaaagaACCGTTCAATCTTAAGAAAGGTTGGTTGTTATGGGCTGGGATTGGTCTTGGTGGCGCCATAGCCACTATAGCCTTGACGGGAGTTGCAGTATCTTTTTTCAGTGGTGAGACTCCTCCAAGAGAG ACTGATGCTCTCATCCGCTTGCTTCCATTGATTGGATCTTCGACCATCAG CACTGCCTGCTTGGTGGGTATTACTGGCATACTCGCTCCCATTCTTGAGGAGACGGTCTTTAGAGGGTTCTTTATGGTGTCTTTGACCAAGTG GGTGCCGACGCCCCTTGCTGTTCTTATTAGTGCTTCGGTATTTGCACTTGCGCATCTAACTCCTGGAGAATTTCCTCAGCTCTTTGTTCTTG GAACCGCTCTGGGATTCTCGTACGCTCAAACACGCAACCTTCTCACACCAATCACAATCCACGCCTTTTGGAATTCTGGGGTCATCTTGTTTCTCACCTTTCTTCAG CTCCAAGGATACAATATCAAGGAATTGTTACAATCATACTGA
- the LOC140819449 gene encoding large ribosomal subunit protein eL34, which yields MVQRLTYRKRHSYATKSNQHRVVKTPGGKLVYQTTKKRASGPKCPVTGKRIQGIPHLRPAEYKRSRLSRNRRTVNRPYGGVLSGSAVRERIIRAFLVEEQKIVKKVLKIQKAKDKLASKS from the exons ATGGTGCAGCGGCTCACCTACAGGAAGCGCCACAGCTATGCTACCAAGTCCAATCAACACCGCGTCGTGAAAACCCCAG GTGGGAAGCTAGTGTACCAGACTACTAAGAAGAGGGCTAGTGGCCCTAAATGCCCTGTTACAGGAAAAAGAATCCAAGGG ATTCCTCATTTAAGACCTGCAGAGTACAAGAGGTCTAGATTATCTCGAAACCGGAGGACTGTGAACCGTCCATATGGTGGCGTGTTGTCTGGTAGTGCTGTCCGGGAAAG GATCATTAGAGCTTTCTTGGTGGAAGAACAAAAGATCGTGAAGAAAGTTTTGAAGATACAAAAAGCCAAGGACAAGCTTGCTTCTAAAAGCTGA